In the Setaria italica strain Yugu1 chromosome VI, Setaria_italica_v2.0, whole genome shotgun sequence genome, one interval contains:
- the LOC101763173 gene encoding uncharacterized protein LOC101763173 gives MASFPFPIKPLDGAGGYLRWKESVLLGLHMVDVAHVLSDDPPAPARAGGDGDGAQAAKKWARDDALCRGHILEALSNRLLPVYVRHATGRALWQAVARTYEPHASSLELRFEELEFREDETLMEAGAGGARRGPGHRRISLGPRQHVGSQGARQASVRG, from the coding sequence ATGGCGTCGTTTCCCTTTCCCATCAAGCCGCTGGACGGCGCGGGCGGCTACCTCCGGTGGAAGGAGTCGGTGCTCCTCGGCCTGCACATGGTCGACGTCGCCCACGTGCTCTCCGACGACCCCCCCGCACCGGCtcgggccggcggcgacggcgacggcgctcAGGCAGCCAAGAAGTGGGCGCGCGACGACGCGCTGTGCCGCGGCCACATCCTCGAGGCGCTTTCGAACCGCCTGCTTCCGGTCTAcgtccggcacgccaccggcagGGCGCTGTGGCAGGCCGTGGCGCGCACCTACGAACCGCACGCTTCCTCCTTGGAGCTGAGGTTCGAGGAGCTCGAGTTCCGCGAGGACGAGACCCTCATGGAGGCTGGAGCGGGTGGCGCGCGCCGAGGCCCTGGTCATCGCCGGATTTCCCTGGGACCCCGACAGCATGTTGGCTCGCAAGGTGCGCGCCAAGCTTCCGTGCGCGGGTGA
- the LOC101775728 gene encoding uncharacterized protein LOC101775728, translated as MATFPINLLDGADGYLRWKESVLLLLHSVDVAYVLFDEPPSRAGGDGSQAAKWARDDGLCRGHILAVLSDRLLPVYVRHATGRALWQAVARTYEPDATSWELSFEELEFREDETLRERVARAESLAVATCRLPEPRDELVAYMVCSKLPDVAEDAIMQMKGDETSMDGLWRSAQAMERIRNDTQARVARREKEIRISGKWGHIVKKKRW; from the coding sequence ATGGCGACGTTCCCCATCAATCTGCTGGACGGCGCTGACGGCTACCTCCGGTGGAAGGAGTCggtgctcctgctcctccacaGCGTCGACGTCGCCTACGTGCTCTTCGACGAGCCCCCGTCtcgggccggcggcgacggctctCAGGCAGCCAAGTGGGCGCGCGACGACGGGCTGTGCCGCGGCCACATCCTCGCGGTGCTCTCGGACCGCCTGCTCCCGGTCTAcgtccggcacgccaccggcagGGCGCTGTGGCAGGCCGTGGCGCGCACCTACGAACCGGACGCCACCTCTTGGGAGCTGAGCTTCGAGGAGCTCGAGTTCCGCGAGGACGAGACCCTCCGGGAGCGGGTGGCGCGCGCTGAGTCCCTGGCCGTCGCCACATGCAGACTTCCGGAGCCGCGCGACGAACTGGTGGCTTACATGGTGTGCTCGAAGCTTCCGGACGTGGCCGAGGACGCCATCATGCAGATGAAGGGTGACGAGACCAGCATGGATGGGCTCTGGAGGTCTGCTCAGGCTATGGAGAGGATTCGCAACGATACGCAGGCAAGGGTGGCTAGGCGGGAAAAGGAGATCAGGATCAGCGGCAAGTGGGGGCACATTGTGAAGAAGAAGCGCTGGTGA
- the LOC111257716 gene encoding uncharacterized protein LOC111257716 yields MTTSMKFDLPLLNYDTRFSLWQVKMRGILAQTHDYDEALDSFGKRKAEWTPEEIRKDQKALALIQLHLHNDILQECLKEKTMKEEDSVMSHIAEFKKIVADLVSMEVKYDDEDLGLLLLCSLPNSYANFRDTILLSRDELTLKEVYEAL; encoded by the exons ATGACGACATCGATGAAGTTCGATCTTCCGCTGCTGAACTACGACACGCGGTTCTcgctatggcaagtcaagatgcGGGGGATTCTGGCGCAGACTCATGACTATGATGAGGCGCTGGATAGTTTCGGAAAGAGGAAGGCCGAGTGGACTCCAGAAGAGATCCGCAAGGATCAGAAGGCGCTCGCCCTAatacagttgcatcttcataatgatattttgcaggagtgtcTGAAAGAGAAAACT atgaaggaggaggattcAGTGATGAGCCACATCGCTGAATTCAAGAAGATCGTCGCCGACCTAGTGTCGATGGAGGTGAAGTATGATGACGAGGACTTAGGTCTTTTACTGCTATGTTCTTTGCCAAATTCGTATGCAAATTTTCGTGACACCATACTTTTGagccgtgatgaactaaccCTAAAGGAA